The Blautia hydrogenotrophica DSM 10507 genome window below encodes:
- a CDS encoding CpaF family protein, protein MSRQKFQEIRQALMQRLDLTRELTDGEILSLIDDLILSDLKEEGLSLKEKVELRQRLFHSVRKLDVLQDLLEDNSVTEIMVNGPDSIFVEREGKIKRWNRSFTSKEKLEDVIQQIVGKCNRVVNEASPIVDARLESGERVNAVIAPVALNGPILTIRRFSKQPITMEKLLQLGSLTEECVRFLSKMVQARYSILVGGGTGSGKTTFLGALSEYIPNEERIITIEDNAELRIQGIDNLVRLEAKAANLEGGRDITIRDLIKTALRMRPDRIIVGEVRSKEAVDMLQALNTGHEGSLSTAHANSTKDMLSRLETMVLMGMNLPMEAIRRQIASGLDLLIHLGRMRDRSRKVLEITEVLGYENGEIQLNPLFCWKEGEGLVRTGDLVRAEKLARSGVAL, encoded by the coding sequence ATGAGCAGACAAAAATTTCAGGAGATACGGCAGGCCTTGATGCAGAGGTTAGATTTGACCAGAGAGCTCACGGATGGGGAGATTCTAAGTTTGATTGATGATCTGATACTGAGTGATCTGAAAGAAGAAGGGCTGTCTTTAAAGGAAAAGGTGGAGTTGCGGCAGCGGCTGTTTCATTCTGTGAGAAAGCTGGATGTACTTCAAGATTTGCTGGAGGACAATTCTGTCACAGAGATTATGGTCAATGGGCCGGACAGTATTTTTGTGGAACGAGAAGGAAAAATCAAGAGGTGGAACAGAAGTTTTACCTCAAAAGAAAAATTGGAGGATGTTATTCAGCAGATTGTAGGAAAGTGCAATCGGGTCGTCAATGAAGCCAGCCCCATTGTAGATGCACGTTTGGAGAGCGGGGAGAGGGTAAATGCGGTCATCGCTCCCGTAGCTTTAAATGGACCGATTTTGACAATACGACGTTTTTCGAAACAGCCCATTACGATGGAAAAGCTTTTACAGTTGGGAAGTCTGACGGAGGAATGTGTGAGGTTTTTGAGTAAGATGGTTCAGGCACGCTATTCTATTTTGGTGGGAGGCGGAACCGGGAGTGGAAAGACGACGTTTTTAGGCGCTCTCTCAGAATATATACCGAATGAGGAGAGAATTATCACCATTGAAGACAATGCGGAGCTTCGCATTCAGGGAATCGACAATCTGGTGAGATTGGAGGCAAAAGCGGCGAATCTGGAAGGAGGCAGAGATATCACGATTCGTGATTTAATCAAGACTGCGCTGAGAATGCGCCCTGACAGAATTATTGTGGGAGAGGTACGCTCAAAGGAGGCCGTCGACATGCTGCAGGCACTCAACACAGGCCATGAAGGCTCCTTGTCCACAGCCCATGCCAACAGTACCAAGGATATGCTGAGCCGGTTGGAGACAATGGTGCTGATGGGAATGAATTTGCCTATGGAAGCCATCAGGCGCCAGATTGCCTCAGGGCTGGATTTGCTGATTCATCTTGGAAGAATGCGGGACCGAAGCAGGAAGGTGTTGGAGATCACAGAAGTTTTGGGATATGAGAATGGTGAAATTCAGCTAAATCCACTGTTTTGCTGGAAGGAGGGAGAGGGGTTAGTGCGGACGGGAGATTTAGTCAGAGCAGAGAAGCTGGCGCGGTCGGGGGTGGCGCTTTGA
- a CDS encoding type II secretion system F family protein produces MKKDYGMYQFQWKEKVRYLAEATVLCAGVNWLFYQNIWAFLPLPAIVFIYFRLRKQQKIREQQRELNYQFKDMLDSLNVTLQAGYSVENAISLCARELERLYGREADLTRELREMEDKLKLSVPVERLFMDLGSRSHSEDVENFAVVFQTAKRSGGDMRKILEKSAQMLGDKIEVKKEIEAVLTAKKSEQRLMSVMPFGIILYMSLTSPGFLEVLYGNLFGVAVMTGCLAVYLFAWWLGNRIVDIEV; encoded by the coding sequence TTGAAGAAAGATTATGGAATGTATCAGTTTCAGTGGAAAGAAAAAGTGAGATATCTGGCCGAAGCTACGGTGCTGTGTGCGGGGGTCAACTGGCTGTTTTACCAGAACATTTGGGCCTTTCTCCCGCTGCCGGCAATCGTATTCATTTATTTTCGTCTGCGAAAACAACAAAAAATTAGAGAGCAACAAAGAGAACTGAATTATCAGTTCAAGGACATGCTAGATTCCTTGAATGTTACCTTGCAAGCCGGCTATTCCGTGGAAAATGCGATTTCGCTGTGCGCACGGGAATTAGAACGTCTCTATGGGAGAGAAGCAGATCTTACAAGAGAGTTGAGAGAAATGGAAGATAAATTAAAGCTGAGTGTGCCTGTGGAGAGACTTTTCATGGATTTGGGGAGCAGAAGTCATTCGGAGGACGTGGAGAACTTTGCAGTTGTATTTCAGACAGCGAAGAGAAGCGGCGGGGATATGAGAAAAATTTTGGAGAAATCCGCGCAGATGCTGGGAGATAAAATTGAGGTAAAAAAAGAGATTGAGGCGGTACTGACGGCAAAAAAATCAGAACAGAGGTTGATGAGCGTTATGCCATTCGGGATTATTCTATATATGAGTTTGACCTCTCCGGGATTTTTAGAGGTTTTATATGGAAACCTGTTTGGAGTGGCGGTGATGACGGGATGTTTGGCCGTATATCTTTTTGCCTGGTGGTTGGGAAATCGGATTGTGGACATTGAGGTGTGA
- a CDS encoding type II secretion system F family protein — MELHICIFVGLFLLWLGFHKKWKIGRMLKDDKGRRLFFLVAVGGNLLGIILSVENNRERQVPKVMHREELGYEQELVVCVDGGEESRLTVQIPEKENQQEEEGPEEAKQELSLEQQVQDEILRFNQEKNDPENYYLPQTLNGRSLQWGIPEDYTGTFMSSMCLGAAAVLLVFREREKENSRKKREEELIMDYPGLVTKFTLLIQAGMSVRGAFQKISEDCETKTKDRRPGYEEVRRTCIEMDSGVSQKEAYQNFGQRCAQAKYKTFSTLLVQNLRSGNRNLVDMLERESTEAWEERKRRARIHGETAATKLLVPMILMLGVVLALLMIPACLSFYSG; from the coding sequence ATGGAATTACATATATGTATATTTGTAGGACTTTTTCTGCTGTGGTTGGGATTTCACAAAAAGTGGAAGATCGGGAGAATGTTAAAAGATGACAAAGGACGCAGACTGTTTTTTCTGGTCGCTGTGGGGGGAAACCTATTGGGAATCATTTTGAGTGTCGAGAATAACCGAGAGCGCCAGGTGCCAAAGGTGATGCACCGGGAAGAGTTAGGATATGAACAGGAATTGGTTGTCTGTGTGGACGGCGGGGAAGAGAGCAGGCTCACCGTGCAAATTCCTGAGAAAGAAAACCAACAGGAGGAAGAAGGACCGGAGGAAGCTAAACAGGAGCTAAGTCTGGAACAGCAGGTTCAGGATGAAATTCTGCGTTTCAACCAGGAGAAGAACGATCCTGAGAATTATTACCTTCCGCAGACTTTAAACGGCAGGTCTTTGCAGTGGGGGATTCCGGAGGACTATACGGGAACGTTCATGTCTTCTATGTGTCTGGGAGCTGCGGCGGTATTGCTGGTATTCCGAGAAAGGGAGAAGGAAAACAGCAGAAAAAAGCGGGAGGAAGAACTTATAATGGACTATCCGGGTCTAGTGACGAAGTTCACGCTCTTGATTCAGGCAGGAATGTCTGTGCGGGGAGCATTTCAGAAGATCTCTGAGGATTGCGAGACGAAAACAAAGGACAGGCGTCCGGGGTATGAAGAGGTTCGCAGGACTTGTATCGAGATGGATAGCGGAGTATCGCAAAAGGAAGCATACCAGAATTTCGGACAAAGGTGCGCTCAGGCGAAATATAAAACCTTTTCTACCCTCTTAGTTCAGAATCTACGCAGTGGAAACAGAAATTTGGTGGACATGCTAGAGAGGGAGTCTACAGAGGCCTGGGAAGAGAGAAAACGCAGAGCCAGAATCCACGGGGAGACTGCGGCTACGAAGTTGCTAGTTCCTATGATTCTCATGCTAGGCGTGGTGCTGGCTTTGTTGATGATACCAGCCTGCTTATCCTTTTACAGCGGGTGA
- a CDS encoding Flp1 family type IVb pilin → MGSLQGLFFEEDAVGVVEIILILMVLISLVVIFKEQLVSLVKNILSKITKQSNAI, encoded by the coding sequence ATGGGGAGTCTACAGGGCTTATTTTTCGAAGAGGACGCGGTAGGCGTCGTGGAGATTATCTTGATTTTGATGGTCTTGATAAGTTTAGTTGTGATATTCAAGGAACAGCTGGTTAGTTTAGTAAAGAACATACTGTCTAAGATCACTAAGCAGAGCAATGCTATTTAA
- a CDS encoding DUF5702 domain-containing protein: MERKGSITVFLALTLSVLVVLVSALLESVRVSCGRAHVLNGADVGLYSLFAQYDRELLESYEIFGLYPSVSSEGVPVGQAYKIFEGYMEPVLQVKGISMELGIGGISGYTLLTDYGGQEFLRQSVEVQKQVSEKEGLEWLEEAVQERAKETQGHENVWEESEGGALTEYDQAIDQALEQEAQEEVQEEGFQGDSFQQDPVQTEQAENPIQTIRELMNRGILSLVLENPQEVSWTSVDLSQMLSQRELEKGFAMGNRQEKASALERLLFQRYLLDRMGNYLDPGGGVMKNQVEYILFGKESDGENLKSAANRLLLIREGFNLSYLLSNPEKRAQAQSLALAIASAFLFPPAASIIEKALLVCWSFGESVLDLRELFSGGKIGLWKSADTWQLSLENLIHLPDLLESGHRGDSEGLSYEDYLQVLLFLESTDTQVMRALDQVEMEMRVRKNNSSFRLDYCMTALEVSVEVMIQDRAFTVNRQYGYGNS, encoded by the coding sequence GTGGAGCGAAAAGGGAGTATTACAGTATTCTTGGCATTGACTCTGAGCGTTCTGGTGGTTTTAGTTAGTGCATTGTTGGAATCCGTGCGTGTCTCCTGCGGAAGAGCACATGTTTTAAACGGAGCAGATGTAGGGTTGTATTCCCTTTTTGCTCAATATGACAGGGAACTATTGGAGAGCTATGAGATATTTGGGCTTTATCCATCTGTGTCGTCGGAGGGAGTGCCCGTGGGACAGGCGTATAAAATTTTTGAGGGATATATGGAGCCGGTTCTTCAGGTGAAGGGCATATCCATGGAGCTGGGAATCGGAGGCATCAGCGGTTATACACTGTTGACGGACTACGGTGGACAGGAGTTTTTAAGGCAGTCTGTGGAAGTACAAAAGCAGGTGTCTGAAAAAGAAGGATTGGAATGGCTGGAAGAGGCTGTACAGGAAAGAGCGAAGGAGACACAGGGTCATGAAAATGTCTGGGAGGAATCCGAAGGAGGAGCTCTCACAGAATATGACCAGGCAATTGATCAGGCGCTGGAACAGGAAGCCCAGGAGGAGGTTCAGGAAGAAGGATTTCAGGGCGACAGTTTTCAGCAGGATCCTGTTCAGACAGAGCAGGCGGAAAATCCAATTCAGACCATACGGGAGCTGATGAATAGGGGGATTCTTTCTTTGGTTTTAGAAAACCCTCAGGAAGTATCCTGGACTTCTGTTGATCTCAGTCAGATGCTCTCCCAGAGAGAGCTTGAAAAAGGGTTTGCCATGGGAAATAGACAAGAGAAGGCATCGGCGTTGGAGCGGCTGTTGTTTCAGAGATATCTTCTGGACAGGATGGGAAATTACTTAGACCCGGGAGGGGGAGTGATGAAAAATCAAGTAGAGTATATTTTATTCGGCAAAGAGAGTGATGGAGAAAATCTGAAGTCTGCGGCGAATCGTCTTCTGCTGATTCGAGAAGGGTTCAACTTATCTTATTTGCTGTCTAACCCTGAGAAACGGGCGCAAGCGCAGAGCTTGGCGCTTGCGATCGCGTCGGCATTTCTTTTTCCACCGGCTGCGTCAATCATAGAGAAGGCATTGCTGGTCTGCTGGTCCTTTGGAGAGAGCGTTCTAGATTTGAGAGAACTATTTTCAGGAGGAAAGATAGGACTTTGGAAAAGTGCGGATACCTGGCAGCTTTCACTGGAAAATCTCATACATCTTCCAGATCTTTTGGAATCTGGACACAGGGGGGACTCAGAAGGGCTCTCTTATGAGGATTACTTGCAGGTACTGCTGTTTTTGGAGAGTACAGATACACAGGTTATGAGGGCTTTAGATCAGGTAGAAATGGAAATGCGGGTACGGAAAAACAATAGTTCTTTTCGGCTGGACTATTGTATGACTGCACTGGAAGTATCTGTGGAGGTTATGATTCAAGACCGAGCTTTTACAGTGAACAGACAATATGGATATGGAAATTCCTAG
- a CDS encoding TadE/TadG family type IV pilus assembly protein — protein sequence MNCRRGSLTVELACLMSVILFVIFSLLGLCFYVHNRCFLSAGACEAALTGAIESHRQDGVPLEAARLRAKERASVGFWGMSEVNMQVQETGKEWKVTYTGDVFTLYGGLRWNLKIQGEAKKIFPVQRIRKARIWKGD from the coding sequence GTGAATTGCAGAAGAGGAAGTCTGACGGTGGAGCTGGCCTGTTTGATGTCGGTTATTCTGTTTGTGATTTTCAGTTTGTTAGGCTTGTGTTTTTATGTTCACAACCGGTGCTTTTTGAGCGCAGGAGCCTGCGAGGCAGCTTTGACTGGGGCTATAGAGTCACACCGACAGGATGGGGTTCCGCTGGAAGCCGCGCGGCTGAGAGCGAAGGAGCGGGCGTCGGTGGGGTTTTGGGGGATGAGTGAAGTCAACATGCAGGTTCAGGAAACAGGAAAAGAATGGAAAGTCACATATACGGGCGATGTTTTTACCTTGTACGGGGGATTGAGGTGGAACCTGAAAATTCAAGGGGAAGCAAAAAAGATATTTCCGGTGCAGAGAATACGGAAAGCACGTATCTGGAAAGGCGACTGA
- a CDS encoding DUF6382 domain-containing protein produces MDYKRDVNHSYLILQGPEEVNTSGYQTRMILCNQFSSLLSCTIQGMDGKNLFYFEITSRQSLVDRYAGKEMKREDIFQIFQGMVRAAQELGSYLLDARNLILAPDFIYLEAGETDIRFCYLPGYEKEVGEQFRQLAEYILPKIDHRDKDAVTLGYGMYRISMEKEFQIDRIKEELYQDYEEKSFEEETCAEKEDFLWEELPFSQEVEGFEREGEESVFLREKSSRVDRSLPWQAAFLIPGLLLSVAVIWKVCGGNIELVWILGGGIVMMGSLSMGVWLYSRKKTKRAENMLQKEQGKTRYCDKKAVRKILSVEQEETKGWYRQEEGKEDIYFDKADGEDGRGRHTETEDGAELTMVLSEAPKTAGSSLVSKEEGKFPPILLDQELLIVGKLKTAVDVVLPYPTVSRVHAKIRKIQGKFYLMDLNSRNGTFVNGRVLESGEEYELRDQDEVQFADISYIFLK; encoded by the coding sequence GTGGATTATAAAAGAGATGTAAATCACAGTTATTTAATTTTACAGGGGCCCGAGGAAGTGAACACTTCTGGATATCAAACCAGAATGATTCTTTGTAACCAATTTTCTTCGTTACTGTCGTGTACAATTCAAGGGATGGATGGGAAGAATCTCTTTTATTTTGAGATTACGTCTCGTCAATCTCTGGTTGACAGATACGCTGGAAAGGAAATGAAACGGGAAGATATTTTTCAGATTTTTCAAGGGATGGTGAGAGCGGCCCAGGAATTGGGAAGTTATCTGCTAGATGCTAGAAATTTGATTCTGGCACCGGATTTTATTTATCTGGAAGCCGGAGAGACAGACATCCGATTTTGTTATCTGCCAGGGTATGAAAAAGAGGTGGGAGAACAGTTTCGGCAGCTGGCTGAGTATATTCTTCCCAAGATTGACCACCGGGACAAGGATGCGGTGACTTTGGGGTATGGAATGTATCGGATTTCTATGGAAAAGGAGTTTCAGATTGACAGAATTAAGGAAGAATTGTACCAGGATTACGAGGAGAAATCATTTGAGGAAGAGACGTGTGCAGAGAAAGAGGATTTTTTGTGGGAAGAATTGCCCTTTTCTCAGGAGGTTGAGGGTTTTGAGAGAGAAGGAGAAGAATCCGTATTTTTACGGGAAAAATCCTCTAGAGTAGACAGGAGTTTGCCTTGGCAAGCTGCTTTTCTTATCCCTGGGCTACTGTTGAGTGTGGCAGTCATTTGGAAAGTGTGTGGCGGGAACATAGAATTGGTTTGGATTCTTGGAGGGGGGATAGTCATGATGGGAAGCCTCTCTATGGGAGTTTGGCTTTATTCAAGAAAGAAGACGAAAAGGGCTGAGAATATGTTACAAAAGGAGCAGGGAAAAACTAGATATTGCGATAAGAAAGCCGTGCGAAAAATTTTGAGTGTAGAGCAAGAAGAAACAAAAGGGTGGTATCGGCAGGAAGAAGGAAAGGAAGACATCTATTTTGACAAGGCGGATGGAGAAGATGGCCGAGGGAGACATACTGAGACAGAGGATGGAGCAGAACTGACCATGGTATTGTCGGAGGCTCCTAAGACAGCTGGCAGTTCTCTGGTGAGCAAGGAGGAAGGAAAATTTCCGCCGATTCTGTTGGACCAGGAACTGCTGATAGTGGGGAAACTTAAGACAGCGGTGGATGTGGTTCTCCCTTATCCTACGGTCAGCAGAGTTCATGCTAAAATACGGAAGATTCAAGGAAAATTTTATCTGATGGATCTCAATTCGAGGAATGGGACCTTTGTCAATGGGAGGGTACTGGAAAGTGGTGAGGAGTATGAGCTGAGAGATCAGGATGAGGTACAATTTGCAGATATTTCCTATATTTTTTTGAAGTAG
- a CDS encoding xylulokinase: MSVKVITYDVGTTGLKTCMFSISAEDSVRYLAGETDAYELHVLENGGVEQDPADWWAAMARSTKKLLEKSGVAKEEIKGISFCSQFQTVVMVDEKGKPLRRAMSCMDARADKQFKRCMSTGLKVEGLDIFKVLKYLKITGAVSASAKDPAWKYLWVKDNEPEIFQKTYKWLDAKEYLTCRATGKMLASRDDACATFLFDVKKDCWSEKLCKMVGIDMRHLPEICGSTDEVGTLLPEAAEELGLASGTPVFSGGSDVSLCSVGAGCVNVGDVLVYSGTSGWVATTVDKLHLDLTNLIGALIGVDPTTYNYVAEVETSGKCMEWVKDRIDQMGMDYDQMIEYIKDTPAGSNGVIFSPWMHGNRCPFDDANSRGLFFNLDITTHGSDLMKAVIEGVCLHMRWLLDCTETSFKTHPVVRFTGGSAIAPYICQVMADVLGREVETVENPRQVGAMGAAALMAVSLGMLDDIKEIKKIIKVSATYKPNAENHAAYTKIFPVFKDLYKNNKKAYAALNRNKS; the protein is encoded by the coding sequence ATGTCAGTAAAAGTTATCACCTATGACGTTGGAACAACAGGTCTGAAGACTTGTATGTTCAGTATTTCTGCCGAAGATAGCGTCCGGTACCTCGCAGGCGAGACAGATGCTTATGAACTTCATGTACTGGAAAATGGCGGTGTGGAGCAGGATCCTGCTGACTGGTGGGCAGCAATGGCCAGAAGTACCAAAAAATTGTTGGAAAAGAGCGGGGTTGCGAAAGAAGAGATCAAAGGAATCTCCTTCTGCTCTCAGTTTCAGACAGTGGTGATGGTAGATGAGAAGGGAAAACCCTTGCGCAGAGCAATGAGTTGTATGGATGCCAGGGCTGATAAACAGTTTAAACGCTGTATGAGTACAGGCTTAAAGGTGGAGGGACTAGATATCTTCAAAGTGCTAAAATATCTGAAGATAACAGGCGCAGTGTCTGCTAGTGCCAAGGACCCTGCATGGAAATATCTCTGGGTGAAAGACAACGAACCAGAAATCTTTCAAAAAACTTATAAATGGCTGGATGCAAAGGAGTATTTAACTTGCCGTGCCACGGGAAAGATGCTGGCGAGCCGAGATGATGCCTGTGCTACTTTTTTGTTTGATGTGAAAAAAGATTGCTGGAGCGAAAAGCTGTGTAAAATGGTTGGCATAGACATGCGGCATTTGCCTGAAATCTGCGGTTCCACAGATGAAGTGGGGACTTTGTTGCCAGAGGCGGCAGAGGAGTTGGGTCTGGCATCTGGAACTCCGGTTTTCTCAGGTGGAAGTGATGTGAGCCTGTGCTCTGTGGGAGCAGGATGTGTGAATGTGGGGGACGTACTGGTCTATTCAGGTACCTCAGGCTGGGTCGCGACTACAGTGGATAAGCTTCATTTGGACTTGACCAATCTGATCGGAGCTTTGATTGGTGTAGACCCTACTACATATAATTATGTCGCAGAGGTTGAGACTTCCGGTAAGTGTATGGAGTGGGTAAAAGACCGTATCGATCAGATGGGAATGGATTATGACCAGATGATTGAGTACATCAAGGATACTCCGGCAGGAAGCAATGGAGTGATCTTTTCGCCGTGGATGCATGGAAATCGGTGTCCTTTCGACGATGCCAATTCCAGAGGACTGTTCTTTAATCTGGATATCACGACGCATGGAAGTGACTTAATGAAAGCTGTGATTGAAGGAGTATGCCTACATATGAGATGGCTGCTGGACTGCACGGAGACTTCTTTTAAAACACATCCTGTTGTGCGCTTTACAGGAGGAAGTGCGATTGCTCCATATATCTGTCAGGTAATGGCAGATGTTTTGGGACGGGAAGTAGAGACTGTGGAAAATCCGAGACAGGTGGGTGCGATGGGAGCAGCGGCTTTGATGGCGGTTAGTCTGGGAATGTTAGACGATATCAAGGAAATTAAAAAGATCATCAAAGTCAGTGCTACTTATAAACCAAATGCTGAGAATCATGCTGCCTATACGAAGATCTTTCCAGTGTTTAAAGACCTCTACAAAAATAATAAAAAGGCCTATGCTGCGTTGAATAGAAATAAGAGCTGA